From a single Ignavibacteria bacterium genomic region:
- a CDS encoding PEGA domain-containing protein produces the protein MTRKLLFTIFTLSTILFLTGCDNKDNPLNPDTGKVFITSTPTSADIYVNGSSSGKKTGDTLSLNAGTYNITLKKTLYKDTTFSVTVLANQTVSKSVALTEASFQVSSTPAGAKIYLNGVNTGSVTPAGIRLALGTNTITLSLIGYADTTFTIPADSPLTGVSVTLKALNVVEFVSVKIYESFSTASVPSGLILSVGRASTIGSGVSKDSVDIYYRTAGYIISSAKDFGLPRETFFKLGTGTNLADGEDSPVKDNTWTLSVGDRVNNYFFMYTADQNYSKMKITGFGGGSSVSDPAYVELRWYYNRTKNDTRF, from the coding sequence ATGACAAGGAAACTCCTTTTCACCATCTTTACTCTCTCAACCATTCTGTTTCTTACAGGATGCGATAACAAAGATAACCCGCTTAACCCTGACACAGGAAAAGTATTTATCACTTCAACCCCGACTTCAGCAGACATCTATGTCAATGGCTCAAGCTCAGGTAAAAAAACAGGCGACACTCTTTCACTTAATGCAGGCACATACAACATAACACTGAAGAAAACCCTTTACAAAGATACAACCTTCAGCGTAACCGTTCTTGCGAACCAGACAGTTTCAAAAAGTGTAGCACTTACAGAAGCTTCATTCCAGGTAAGTTCGACACCTGCAGGTGCAAAAATTTATCTTAACGGCGTAAACACCGGAAGTGTAACCCCTGCCGGAATCCGTCTCGCACTCGGTACAAACACCATCACGCTCTCCCTTATCGGTTATGCGGATACCACATTTACGATACCTGCTGATTCACCTCTCACAGGCGTTTCGGTCACTTTGAAGGCTTTAAATGTTGTTGAATTCGTTTCAGTGAAAATCTACGAATCATTCTCAACTGCAAGTGTTCCAAGTGGACTTATCCTGTCGGTGGGCAGAGCTTCAACTATCGGATCAGGCGTGAGCAAGGATTCAGTTGATATCTACTACAGAACAGCCGGTTACATCATTTCATCTGCTAAAGATTTCGGTCTTCCAAGAGAGACTTTCTTCAAACTTGGAACAGGTACAAACCTCGCTGATGGCGAAGATTCACCTGTAAAAGACAATACCTGGACACTCAGCGTTGGCGATAGAGTAAATAACTACTTCTTCATGTATACTGCTGACCAGAACTATTCCAAGATGAAAATCACAGGCTTCGGCGGTGGATCAAGTGTCTCCGACCCTGCTTATGTTGAGCTTCGCTGGTATTATAACAGAACAAAGAACGACACAAGATTCTAA
- a CDS encoding AAA family ATPase, with translation MNTTITLNEIIEHLRKGRYRVALDGAKTYYLRNTDDVDAAVCYAWALLENGDPVTAQTLLDRSRNLRGENVFTMIHRGFLEFRLSNYESAIQELNTTEGEQKELLALTYLNKARILGGNGEFDDASTYYELAWLMAKKNYPEWSKLRKFFEAGELLANVEANRSNPDRLKLLVGEAFEQNEFWFVLRVSDTLKKFLTQSEYSSDILPYELQSMFKMSQLHALRERLNSPEVRQSSHPAIEKLRLTLFRSEEMALTNSEILTNPEKDAGLVIHDAGLLSVSKVCLFDAASDPGNATKTSYSVFDFDRSRVFGVEIVLEKSPGFQDPGRPLNAFLAWYSEDTLLAQVAMDLDISSDVNRFSLLELCDTSGVSLWVKGAAKIEFFTEQKKLFTYSFELSDHFEAANKVPESKNLNAQDSDSDGIEVELESLNKLTGLSGIKKSVKDLAGYLEFLRDRKEKGLETKEGVAINAVFMGNPGTGKTTVARLMGRIYKKLGLLTNGEVIEVDRSSLVGQYVGETAKITDAVIEKSIGNVLFIDEAYTLVKAGVSNDFGQEAIDTLLKRMEDRRGEFFVIVAGYPANMTEFMNSNPGLRSRFNHEFMFEDYSPEELMEIFRSFAATEEYKISETAEKTLITEFTGIYRKRDSSFGNAREVRKIFEEVKLELGRSYAQLSSRERTMEKLSQIEHDHIAAIFKGRQPDIKDDKSWLLKSRADNNLDKYLKELDALTGLQGVKEKIDDLVKGLRISKLRAERGMTVINKPLHCVFSGNPGTGKTTVARLLSNIFRELGLLSKGHLIEVDRAKLVAGYVGQTAIKTGKVIEEAKGGTLFIDEAYTLTKQANDFGQEAVEVLLKKMEDNSSDLIVIVAGYSREMGLFLETNPGLTSRFTNNIVFEDYTPDELLVIAERLMSANGYVADSSGTEKLKLTLESVFSTRDKNFGNARTVRNIVFNAISRQEKRLANLAMPNDDELRTLTGEDFLE, from the coding sequence ATGAATACAACCATTACACTGAATGAAATTATTGAGCATCTCCGAAAGGGCAGATACCGGGTCGCCCTGGATGGAGCGAAAACATACTACCTGAGAAATACTGACGATGTGGATGCAGCAGTCTGTTACGCCTGGGCGCTACTGGAAAATGGTGACCCTGTAACCGCTCAAACCCTCCTCGACCGCTCCCGAAATCTCAGGGGTGAAAATGTCTTCACCATGATTCACAGAGGGTTTCTCGAATTTCGGCTTTCAAATTATGAATCAGCCATTCAGGAACTGAACACAACCGAAGGGGAACAAAAAGAGCTTTTGGCTCTCACTTATCTGAATAAAGCCAGAATACTCGGGGGAAACGGGGAATTCGATGACGCATCCACTTATTATGAGCTTGCGTGGCTGATGGCTAAAAAGAACTACCCGGAGTGGAGCAAATTACGAAAATTTTTTGAAGCAGGGGAACTTCTGGCGAATGTTGAGGCTAATCGCTCTAATCCGGACAGGCTTAAACTACTGGTTGGAGAAGCTTTCGAGCAAAATGAGTTCTGGTTTGTTCTACGGGTTTCTGACACTCTAAAAAAGTTTCTGACACAGTCAGAATATTCCTCTGATATTCTCCCGTATGAACTTCAGTCAATGTTCAAAATGAGTCAATTGCATGCCTTGAGGGAAAGATTAAATTCCCCTGAGGTCAGACAGTCTTCGCATCCCGCCATCGAAAAATTGAGACTGACACTTTTCAGAAGTGAGGAAATGGCACTCACAAATTCCGAAATTCTCACTAATCCCGAAAAAGATGCGGGACTTGTCATTCACGACGCGGGTTTACTTTCTGTTTCCAAGGTCTGTCTGTTTGATGCAGCTTCCGACCCCGGAAATGCCACAAAAACATCTTACTCTGTCTTCGATTTCGATAGAAGCAGGGTCTTCGGAGTTGAAATTGTACTTGAAAAAAGCCCGGGATTTCAAGATCCGGGAAGGCCATTAAATGCATTTCTCGCATGGTATTCTGAGGATACACTTCTTGCACAAGTGGCGATGGACCTCGATATTTCCTCCGATGTAAATCGCTTTTCACTTCTGGAATTGTGCGATACATCAGGAGTTTCATTATGGGTAAAAGGTGCTGCTAAAATTGAGTTTTTTACTGAGCAAAAAAAGCTCTTTACTTATTCATTTGAACTGTCAGACCATTTTGAAGCAGCGAACAAAGTTCCGGAATCAAAGAACCTGAACGCACAGGATTCCGACTCTGACGGCATTGAAGTGGAACTGGAGTCGCTTAACAAATTAACAGGGTTAAGTGGAATTAAAAAAAGCGTAAAAGACCTTGCGGGATATCTTGAATTTCTGCGTGACCGAAAGGAAAAAGGGCTTGAAACCAAAGAGGGCGTTGCCATCAATGCCGTTTTTATGGGAAATCCCGGAACAGGTAAGACAACAGTTGCACGGCTGATGGGAAGAATCTATAAAAAACTCGGACTATTGACAAATGGAGAGGTGATCGAAGTAGACCGCTCTTCCCTTGTGGGTCAGTATGTGGGCGAAACAGCAAAGATTACCGATGCTGTCATCGAGAAATCCATTGGGAATGTCCTCTTCATTGATGAGGCATATACCCTTGTAAAAGCGGGAGTATCCAACGATTTCGGTCAGGAGGCAATCGACACATTGCTCAAAAGGATGGAAGACAGACGCGGTGAGTTTTTTGTGATAGTTGCCGGTTACCCTGCAAACATGACAGAATTTATGAACAGCAATCCAGGGTTAAGATCAAGATTTAATCATGAGTTTATGTTTGAAGACTACTCCCCCGAAGAGTTGATGGAAATTTTCCGCTCATTCGCAGCAACTGAGGAATATAAAATCTCAGAAACTGCCGAAAAAACCCTTATAACTGAATTTACAGGAATCTACCGGAAAAGGGACTCCTCTTTCGGAAATGCAAGGGAAGTAAGAAAAATATTTGAAGAAGTCAAGCTGGAACTGGGCAGATCATACGCTCAACTCTCATCACGGGAGCGGACAATGGAAAAACTTTCCCAAATTGAACACGACCATATAGCCGCCATTTTCAAAGGCCGGCAACCCGACATAAAGGATGATAAATCCTGGCTATTAAAAAGCAGAGCAGATAATAATCTCGATAAATATCTGAAAGAGCTCGATGCTCTTACCGGTTTGCAGGGTGTTAAAGAAAAAATTGACGACCTTGTAAAGGGTCTTCGAATTTCAAAACTGCGGGCAGAAAGAGGAATGACCGTGATCAACAAACCTCTTCATTGCGTCTTCTCAGGGAATCCGGGAACGGGAAAAACCACGGTTGCCCGGCTGTTAAGTAATATCTTCAGGGAACTTGGACTCCTTTCAAAGGGTCACCTCATAGAAGTGGACAGGGCAAAACTGGTTGCCGGATATGTAGGACAAACAGCCATAAAAACCGGGAAGGTAATCGAAGAGGCAAAGGGTGGCACCCTCTTCATCGATGAGGCATATACTCTTACAAAACAGGCAAACGACTTTGGTCAGGAGGCTGTTGAAGTACTGCTCAAGAAAATGGAAGATAACAGCAGCGATCTGATTGTGATTGTTGCAGGGTACTCCAGAGAAATGGGGCTTTTCCTGGAAACCAATCCGGGGCTCACCTCAAGATTCACCAACAATATTGTCTTTGAAGATTACACACCCGATGAATTGCTGGTAATTGCCGAAAGATTAATGTCTGCCAACGGGTATGTTGCTGATTCATCTGGAACGGAAAAACTTAAACTGACTCTGGAATCAGTTTTCAGCACGAGGGACAAAAACTTTGGTAATGCCAGGACAGTAAGAAATATCGTTTTTAATGCGATCTCCCGTCAGGAAAAAAGGCTGGCAAATCTTGCAATGCCGAATGATGATGAACTGCGGACGCTCACCGGAGAAGACTTCCTCGAATAA
- a CDS encoding DUF1987 domain-containing protein encodes MTNLIIKQSKKTLGIDFNCVTGVCTITGSSLPEDSSAFFAPVIDWISDFTISGSGKLKFELRVYYLNSSSIKFMSDIMEKLELFHSSGGVVSLVWYHDEDDNDSAETGADFREDVSFNFDIVAERAQ; translated from the coding sequence TTGACAAATTTAATAATTAAGCAATCAAAAAAAACACTTGGGATTGATTTTAATTGTGTTACAGGAGTCTGCACTATAACAGGATCATCGTTGCCCGAGGATTCAAGTGCATTTTTTGCTCCCGTGATCGACTGGATTTCTGACTTCACAATTAGCGGTTCTGGTAAATTGAAGTTTGAGCTGCGAGTCTATTACCTGAATTCAAGCAGTATAAAATTTATGTCGGATATCATGGAAAAACTTGAATTGTTCCACTCCTCCGGTGGTGTTGTCTCACTCGTCTGGTACCATGATGAAGATGATAATGATTCTGCTGAAACAGGTGCCGATTTTAGAGAGGATGTATCCTTTAATTTTGATATTGTCGCGGAAAGGGCTCAGTAA
- a CDS encoding SpoIIE family protein phosphatase, with translation MKFSLKAKLITFLCIVFSLIFGGTAWYTTSVLKDSTIANFEERYEKLVFSYATRVETILSSATHLADQLADVVGKSNGFDDAELKALLAKIIARDTVLFAAGIAFEPYAFLPNKHHHGFFIYEKGGENAVIDFGLDSTRYNYRDTSYNWYNKPVMTGKPYWSSPFYSSLLKGVKVVTYSAPIIRDSKCIGVVVVDFSLGDMNGFLISNFKSYSNRFLVIDGQATYISHPDSGRILNKNLLTDLNSVASEQSRKILVDSLNLGRNGKLVIDDKTGERKIHAFYSYISLNGWRVILYEYEDELFASINSVFLVSILFFVAGLIVVLIFVYFGTGNALAPLQTVRKFLAKIVKGDYKGELLINSSDEFNELATDLNLMQATLSQREEELKEINRELENKVADRTKELRKTAELLAKSNDELGIRNKLISDSINYAKKIQEAILPEDTHLIGLLDEYFLIYLPKDVVSGDFYWVEKVDRKTVIVLADCTGHGVPGAFMSIIGKLLLNEIILRNQVTSPAEILEEMDERIIEELKKRQHSGSIDGMDMGICVVDEIDGSLTFAGAYRPLIYISEGNLFEIKGVSRSVGDLKRKERKFTETVLFPKSDDSFFLFSDGIVDQNNDGNKKLGSNKLKELFSTGFEKPLPEQKELVLAAFLQHRGTEEQRDDVTVIGFRVNRRHPVR, from the coding sequence ATGAAATTCTCACTGAAAGCCAAATTAATTACATTTCTCTGCATCGTTTTCTCCCTGATATTTGGAGGTACTGCATGGTATACAACCTCTGTGTTGAAAGATTCAACAATTGCGAATTTTGAAGAAAGATATGAAAAGCTCGTCTTTTCTTATGCTACCCGCGTTGAAACCATTCTGAGCTCGGCTACCCATCTCGCTGATCAACTTGCAGATGTGGTCGGCAAATCGAATGGATTCGATGATGCTGAACTAAAAGCGCTGCTTGCCAAAATAATTGCTCGCGACACGGTGCTTTTTGCTGCCGGAATCGCATTCGAGCCCTATGCTTTCCTGCCAAACAAGCATCATCATGGTTTCTTTATTTATGAAAAGGGAGGAGAGAACGCTGTTATCGATTTTGGACTGGACAGTACCCGGTACAATTACCGGGACACTTCATATAACTGGTACAATAAACCTGTCATGACAGGGAAACCTTACTGGAGTTCACCATTTTACTCTTCCTTGTTAAAGGGAGTGAAAGTTGTGACTTATTCTGCTCCGATAATAAGGGATTCGAAATGTATCGGTGTAGTTGTAGTCGATTTTTCACTTGGCGACATGAACGGATTTCTAATCAGCAACTTCAAAAGCTACTCAAACCGTTTCCTTGTAATCGATGGCCAGGCCACCTACATTTCCCACCCTGACAGCGGCAGGATTCTCAACAAAAATCTTCTGACAGACCTCAATTCAGTGGCATCCGAACAATCCAGAAAAATTTTGGTGGACAGTCTGAATCTGGGTAGAAACGGCAAACTGGTAATAGATGATAAAACAGGAGAGAGAAAAATCCACGCTTTTTACTCGTATATATCTCTGAATGGATGGCGGGTAATTTTATATGAATACGAGGATGAGCTTTTTGCTTCCATCAATTCGGTTTTCCTTGTTTCAATTCTCTTTTTTGTTGCAGGGTTAATTGTTGTATTGATTTTTGTCTACTTCGGAACAGGCAATGCCCTCGCGCCACTTCAAACCGTCAGAAAATTTCTTGCAAAAATCGTCAAGGGAGACTATAAGGGAGAATTGTTGATAAACAGTTCGGATGAGTTTAATGAACTTGCTACTGATCTGAATCTGATGCAGGCAACCCTGTCGCAAAGGGAAGAAGAACTTAAGGAGATTAACAGAGAACTTGAAAACAAGGTTGCTGACCGGACAAAAGAGCTCCGTAAAACTGCCGAACTCCTTGCCAAAAGTAATGATGAACTCGGTATAAGGAACAAACTTATCTCGGACAGCATTAACTATGCAAAGAAAATCCAGGAAGCCATTCTTCCCGAAGACACACATTTAATCGGATTGCTTGATGAGTATTTCCTGATTTATCTGCCAAAAGATGTTGTGAGTGGCGATTTTTACTGGGTCGAGAAGGTTGACAGAAAAACAGTTATTGTCCTCGCTGATTGCACCGGTCACGGTGTCCCCGGAGCCTTTATGTCGATAATCGGGAAACTGTTGCTCAACGAAATAATCCTGAGAAATCAGGTCACTTCCCCTGCGGAGATTTTAGAGGAAATGGATGAAAGAATTATTGAGGAGCTTAAGAAACGGCAACATTCAGGTTCAATTGACGGGATGGACATGGGCATATGTGTTGTCGATGAGATCGACGGGTCCCTTACTTTTGCAGGTGCCTACAGACCATTAATCTACATTTCTGAAGGAAACCTGTTTGAGATAAAAGGTGTTTCAAGATCAGTGGGTGACCTGAAAAGAAAAGAACGCAAATTTACCGAAACTGTTTTATTCCCCAAATCCGATGATTCCTTCTTTCTCTTTTCTGATGGAATTGTGGACCAAAACAACGACGGGAACAAAAAACTCGGAAGCAATAAACTAAAGGAACTCTTTTCCACCGGATTTGAGAAGCCCCTCCCGGAACAAAAAGAACTTGTCCTTGCCGCTTTCCTGCAACATCGCGGAACTGAGGAACAGCGGGATGATGTAACTGTTATTGGTTTCAGAGTGAACAGGCGGCATCCAGTTCGTTAA